The following coding sequences lie in one Sphingomonas sp. M1-B02 genomic window:
- a CDS encoding Na+/H+ antiporter subunit C — protein MSMELLVASAIAVLTAGGIYLCLRARTFQVVLGLTFLSYAINVFLFAMGRLVVGSPPIWSKTATTYTDPLPQALVLTAIIITFGMTALVVTLALRSYLEIGSDQVDGVADTERDEDEAHRG, from the coding sequence ATGAGCATGGAGCTCCTCGTCGCGAGCGCGATCGCGGTGCTGACCGCGGGTGGCATCTATCTTTGCCTGCGCGCACGCACCTTCCAGGTCGTGCTCGGGCTGACCTTTCTTTCCTATGCGATCAACGTCTTCCTGTTCGCGATGGGCCGGCTGGTGGTCGGCAGCCCGCCGATCTGGTCGAAGACGGCGACGACGTACACCGATCCCCTGCCCCAGGCGCTGGTGCTCACCGCGATCATCATAACTTTCGGGATGACCGCCTTGGTCGTGACGCTCGCACTGCGCAGCTATCTCGAAATCGGCTCGGATCAGGTCGACGGCGTCGCCGACACCGAGCGCGACGAAGACGAGGCGCATCGCGGATGA